Part of the Catalinimonas alkaloidigena genome is shown below.
TACGCTCAACGGAGCGACTGTAGAAAATCAGGGATGGGAATTTGCCCTGGGCTATACTGATGAATTGGAGAGTGGCCTTACATACACCATTTCTACCAATTTCAGCAGCTTCCGCGATGAAATTACTGTATTGCCGGAAGAGGTAAGGACTGGCTTTGCCGGAAATGCCGAGCAGGATATATTGGGAGAATCTCAGTTTAGCATATTCGGTTTCAGAACGGATGGATTGTTCCAGAACGAGGAAGAAGTCAACGCGCATGCTACACAGGTAGGTGCCGCTCCCGGCAGAATCCGTTATGTGGACCTGAACGAAGATGGTGTGGTTAACGCGCTGGATCAGGAGTATTTTGGTACCACCCTGCCCAAACTGGAATATGCGCTGAGCATCAATATGGCTTACCGTGGCTTTGACCTATCCCTCTTTGGTTCAGGGGTTTCTGGCAGAAGAGGTTTTGACAACTATATTTTCCTCAATGAATTTATCCGGGGAAGAGACAATGTAGGGCCGGGTACGCTTGATGCCTGGACACCTCAAAATACAGGCTCTTCCATTCCCGCACTGACACTTTCTGATGGAAATAATGAGACCAGGACTTCCGATTATCTGTTTGTCAACAACTCTTACTTTAAGCTCAGGAATTTATCAATAGGTTACAGCTTATCGGATGGTGTTTTGGAAAACCTTGGACCGGTCAGTAACCTCAGACTGTATTTGCAGGCTGAAAACCTGTTCTGGTTTAAGAGCAGCGAATTTGGCGGCCCTGACCCTGAGCGTCGGGATATCAATGCCATTCCTGTGCCTTCTGTATATTCTATTGGACTCAATGTGAGCTTGTAAAATCCATTCAACCAAGAAAATTTTCAATTATGAAACTCAATATTATATATATTTTCATGTTAGCGTCTACGCTACTCTTGTCCTGTAATGACGATTTTCTGGAGTACGAACCCAAAGGCGTATTGTCTGATGAAAATGTGGCTGCGCCCGAAAATATAGAAGGCTTGGTCACCGCCGCCTACGCGGGTATCGCCAATGACGAGATGATTGGGCCTATCACCAGCAGTTGGGTCTATGGCAGTGTACGCTCCGACGATGCCTACAAAGCCGGAGGGGGAGTATCCGATGTAATCGACATCCATTTCCTGGAGCAGTACAATCTGGTGCAGCCCCAGACCGGGGATAACTGGATGGGGCCATTGACTTTTACTAATCATTATAAGGCCATTTCCAGGACAAACTTTGCCCTTCGGGCCATTAATGAAACGGAAGATTTTGAGCTAAAAGCTACTCGTAGCGGAGAGTTACGCTTCCTTAGAGGTCATTCATATTTCATGCTCAAACAGCTCTTCAAGTATATTCCCTATATAGACGAGACCAAGTCACCTGAAGAAATTCTTGAAATATCTAATCGGGAATTTACCAATGATGAACTGTGGAATAAAATCGCTGAAGACTTTCAGTTTGCCATAGACAACCTGCCGGAGACGCAGCCGGAAGTAGGCAGAGCCAACCAACTGGCTGCTAAGGCTTACCTGGCAAAAGTTCGTCTGTATCAGGCATATGAGCAGGATGAAAACCATCAGGTCACCAACATCAACACTTCCCGTCTGGAAGAAGTGGTGCAGTTGACGCAGGATGTAATTAATTCAGGCCAGTACAGTCTACAGTCTGACTTTGCTGAAAACTTCCTGAATGGCTTTGACAATGGTCCTGAGTCTATTTTCGCGGCGCAGTTTTCCATTGCTGACGGTACGACCACCGGGCGGGTATCTTTTGTAACCGGCCTGAACTCTCCGCATGGCGCTCCGGAATATGGCTGCTGTGGTTTCCACTATGCCAGTCAGAACATGGTGAATGCTTTCAAAACCAATGAAGAGGGTCTGCCTATGTTTGATACCTTCAATGAGGAGGACATGATTGAACCGGAAGACTTTCAGACCAATGGGGTAGATCCACGCTTGGACCATACCGTAGGCGTGCCGGGCCATCCCTTTAAGTATAACCCTGATTTTCTCTATCAGGAAAGCTGGGCCAGAGATCCGGGCGTATATGGTTTCTTTGGCAACATGAAAGAGCAGCAGTTGTCCGACTGTTCATGCTTCCTCAAACAGGGTCCCTTCATTGGTACTTCTAAAAACATAGACTTTATCCGTTATGCCGATGTACTGCTGATGCAGGCCGAAGCATTGATAGAATTAGGTCGTCAGAATGAAGCCTTGCCACTCATCAACCAGCTGCGTGCCAGAGCGGCAGCCAGCACAGAAAGGCTACAACATGCTGATGGCAGCAACCCTTCCAACTACCGTATTGAAGAATATGTGGATGGTGTCAACATCAACTGGACGCAGGAGAATGCCAGAGAAGCCCTGCGTTGGGAGCGTCGTCTTGAATTTGCGATGGAAAGCCCTCGTTTCTTTGACCTGGTGCGTTGGGGCATCGCGGAAGAAACTCTCAATGCCTATCTGTCTGAAGAAAGAAGCAAACGGGATTACCTGACCAACGCGGAATTTACCGCTGGCCGGGATGAATATCTACCCATTCCGCAGCGGGAGATAGATTTTACTAAAGGCTTGTATGTACAAAATCCTGGTTATTAAATTCATTAGATATGCCAAATTTTGAAAATTTGGCATATCTTCTTTACTCAAGATTTAAAAGACTAATATGAGACACCTATTATTTCTTACTCCTTTTCTTCTTTTCATGGCCTGCCAGCCCGAAACTACTGAACATACTGCGCAAGTTGCTTCGGATACACTGACGGGTGAACAACATCGCCCACGCTACCATTTTACCCCTCCCGAGCAATGGATGAACGATCCCAATGGTATGGTGTATTACGATGGAGAATACCATCTGTTTTACCAGCATTATCCCGACAGTAATGTATGGGGACCTATGCACTGGGGACATGCTGTCAGCGAGGATCTGGTCCATTGGGAGCACCTGCCCATCGCCTTGTATCCCGATAGCCTGGGCATGATTTTTTCAGGAAGCGCTGTCGCTGATCTGGAGAATACTTCCGGTTTTGGTACTGCTGAAGACTCTCCGCTGATTGCTATTTTTACATATCATGATGCGGAAGCGGCTGAAGCCGGAGCCAATGATCATCAGACACAGGGTATAGCCTTTAGCACCGACCGGGGGCGAAGCTGGGAAAAGTATGAAGGGAATCCGGTGGTAGAAAATCCGGGAATTAAAGACTTCCGCGATCCTAAAGTGTTCTGGTATGCGCCTGACCAAAAGTGGGTCATGATTTTTGCGGCAGCCGACCGGGTACGTATTTACAATTCACCAGACCTGAAAAACTGGGAGTTCCAGTCTGAGTTTGGCGAAAACAGTGGTGATCATGGCGGAGTGTGGGAATGTCCTGACCTATTTCCTTTGATGGTAAATGGAGAAGAAAAGTGGGTCATGCTGCTGAGTATCAATCCCGGAGGGCCTAACGGAGGCTCAGCTACACAGTACTTTGTTGGTGATTTTGATGGAGAAACTTTTGCCAATGACAATCCCGAAGAGACTACGCTGTGGGTAGATTATGGCAAAGACAATTACGCTGGCGTAAGCTGGTCTAACGTACCGGAAAACGATGGGCGGCGTATCTTCCTCGGCTGGATGAGCAACTGGCAATATGCCAATGTAGTACCTACCTATAGCTGGCGCTCTGCCATGACAGTAGCCCGTAAGCTGGAGCTGGCAGATACTCCTGAAGGTATTCGTCTTATCTCATTGCCGGTAGAAGAATTACATCAGTTGAGAGCTGATTCCTATAGCCTGGAGCCCAGAAGTATTCCCAATGAATTATCACTTACAGAGTTTACCGAATGGCAAACTCCCGCCAAAGAAGTAATGCTGGAGTTTGTGATTCCTGAAGGTGCAGAAGGTTTGGATTTTGGCATAGTCATTTCCAATAGTCTGGGAGAAGAAGTCCGCATAGGCTATGATCAGGCACAGCAGCAATACTATTTTGACCGAACCAAAGCCGGTAAAATGGATTTCTCTGAAGACTTTGCCGGAAGATTCCCCGCGCCCCGGATCGCTGGCTCAGATACCATCAAAATGCACCTTTATGTTGATGTTGCCTCTGCCGAGCTGTTTGCCGACGACGGCAAAACGGTGATGACCAACATCTTTTTTCCCAATGAAAACTTCCAGCAGCTAGGTTTGTATTCAGAAAATGGAGAGGTACAACTCGTGTCCGGTACCCTCTATAATCTCAGCCCTGCGACTATAGCTATGGAATAAAGACAAACGGATTTTGATCAGAAAAGCACAGGATTCTTGGGTCTTGTGCTTTTTTATTGTCTATACCCAGTCGCTTATTTCCAAGCAAGTGACTACTAGCTTTAGGGCTTCCAGCCCGAGCTTCCTTGCGTACAATCAGGCCAGAGACAAGCGACTGAGTACGGAAAATATTATAGACTGTTTTTCCTCTCTTTTTCAATTAAGCTGATTACCGACTTTTTTGATGCCAATTCAGATGGACTTAAAGTTCTCATTTGATAATACTCTTCTAATTGTCTTTCCGTATTTAATTCTTTATTCATTGAGAGCAACCACCTTAGAGTACATTTTGCTACAATGAGCAATATATTTATTTCTTCATCTTCTACTTTAGTAAAGCCCCTATGGACAATCTCATTTCTTTTTTTACTTATTGCAATTAATGCTTCATTCCAACCAGACCCACTTAAACTTAACCTTTCAGAATGCCAACCTAATCGCTTAACTACATCTTTTGTGCTACCATTCATATTGCCTGCACAGGTCATTCTTTCACACATTTGCCAGAGGTTAATAAGACAATCATAGCTATAAATACTATCCATAGCCTGAGAATAAAGTCTAAAAGCATCTGCTAAAAGAGAAGTGAAGCTTTTTGGCTTGAGTCCTTTTTTACTGAAAATATTTATAATATTAAATAACACACGATTTTGTTCTTCGCCGAATTTAATGTTGAAACATTGGTGGTGCGTGTCGGAAATAGGTTCGAAATAATGCCATTCATTATTACTGTTTGACCCTATGATGATTTCCGGGTCGCCAATTTTGGCTCTTTTTTTAAATGGTGGGATAAGTTGATAAGTGGGTGAGACTACAAACTCAAAGATTCCTCTGATTAAGTCATAGTATGGTTCAGCTGCTTTCCAAGCTTCGTAGATATCGCTACCTGAACATTTTATTGATAAGCAATATTTTGAGAGGGAATCCAGTACATGTGAAGATGTTAATTTTTTAATTCTTTCTTCTCCAAAATCCGACCGTACATTTAAAAAGTCTCTGCCACTTATATTCTTTTTTATAGTGCTTTTTGCATAAAATAGTATTTCAACATCTTCAAATAAAATTTTCTTCTTACGAGGCTTAATATTTATAGGGATAAAAATCTCCCATTTTTGAGTCAAAGAAGCTTTTAACTTTTTATATTCTTTTTCTTTCATATCATGTTGTTCAACAAATGCCTGAATGTTTGACTCATTAGATCTTTTCATTTCTTGTAAAATTGAAACGATAAACCCAGGTCTTATTTTGTTCTCAAAAGAGCATTGCAATTCATATAAACAAACTGCATTTTTTTCCGAAAGTGTAATTCCTACTTCATTAATCTCATCTATTAGTACCCTAATGGTATCCTCAGTACTCTTGGGATTCTTTCCTTTTTTATGCTTTATCATTAAACAGACAATTTGTATATTATTATATTCCTAATGAGAATATGATGTAAATAATAGGCTAGAGGCCTTGCTGGATACTGGTCACTTGCCTGTGCAGTTCAGCCAGAGGTAAGCGATAGTTTCTAAAGCTCATTTTAAATTGAAATTGCATACAAGCAAAGTATAGACCCTGAAATAAATTCAGGGTGACTTCAAAACGCAGAGAGAGGGCAAAACATAACATCTCAAATGTTATTCCTCAGATCTCTTAGTTTGGGATTAGTTTCCCGAATGAGGTTGAGTTTCCATTCACGTTTCCAGTTTTTCAATTGCTTCTCACTGGCTATAGCTTCTGTGATCTTGTCAAACCACTCGTAATACAATAGATATTTGCAGCGGTATTTTTTGGTAAGCGCAGAACCAATTCCCTCTTGATGCTCAGAGTTTCTCCTTCGGATATCATCAGTCACTCCGACATACAATGCTGTTCTGGTTACATTGCGCATTACATACGTATAGCCTCCTTTCATTTTTATTACATTTTCTCCCCCATAGAAGGAGGCAGCTGCTCGCTAGCCCATTCCTTATTAGGTTCATCACCCATTTCCAGTACCAGCTCGCCGCCTTGCATGATCTCCTCATGCAGTAGATAGCTGCGCTCCAGAGGCTCGCCATTCAGCGTAGCGGACTGGATATAGCGGTTTTCATCGGAATTGTTGTTGGCCGTGATGGTAAAAGCACTACCATTGCTCATATTGATAGCGGTTGTCTCAAAGACAGGGCTACCTATCACATAGTAGGGCATGCCCGGTGCTACCGGATAAAAGCCCATCATGCTACAGACCAGCCAGGCCGACATCTGTCCGGCATCTTCATTCCCGCTCAAGCCTCCCGGCTCAGCACTGTACTCTTCCCGGATGATGTCACGGACCCACTTTTGGGTTTTCCAGGGAGCTCCCGCATAGGCATAGAGGTAAACCGTCTGGTGACCGGGTTCATTGCCATGCCAATAGTAACGCTGCTCAAAGAGCGTATCCAGCTTCTGCACGAACTTTTCCTTTCCTCCCATCAACTCCATCAGACCAGCTACATCATGGGGGACGTACCAGGTATACTGATAAGGTGAGCCTTCGGTAATGAAGCTGGCACGGGAGGCGAAGGGATCAAAAGGTTCTACCCAGCTACCATCAGCATATCGCCCGCGTACATAGCCGGTGGTAGTATCAAATACGTACTGATAGTTTTTGGCTCTCTCTTTCAATATTTCATAATCTTCCTGCCTCCCTAACCTTTGGGCTACCTGCGAAAGCACAAAGTCATCAAAAGCATACTCCAGCGTACGCGACACCTGCTCTCTCTGATGAAAGGAATCGGGTACTGAGTCTTCCAGCGGAATATAACCGTACTCCAGATAAGACTCCATCGCCCTTCTGCCCTGCCCATTGAGGTAGCTTTCCCGGTCGGTGTTGGTCTGGAAAGCATTTTTACGCATCAGGGAGTAAGCCAGCTCCTGGTCAAAATCATCTATACCTTTCATCCAGGCATCTCCGATCATGGCGGTCACATGGTCGCCAATCATGGCGGAGGTGTAGCTGTTCCAGGCCGGAAAAATAGGCAGCCACGCTCCCCCCTGTACCCCTTTGTCAATTAGTGAGCGAATCATATCATTGGTTTTCTCGGGGTTAAGAATGGTGTGCAAAGGATGGAGTGCGCGGAAAGTATCCCACATGGAGAAATCCGCATAATAGTCAAAGCCTTCTGCCTGGAAAACATTTTTAGATTCACCGAAAGCCACATAAGCTCCATCTTCATCGCTGAACAGCCTGGGCAATAACATCGCATGGTAGAGGGCTGTGTAGAACATGCTTTTTTCTTCATCACTGCCTCCGCTTACCTGCACTTTGTTGAGCTGCTGTCGCCAGGCATCCTCTGAAGCTTGTCTCACCTGCTCAAAATCCCAGCCGATGATTTCCGCCTGCATGTTTTTGCGAGCCTGGTCCAGGCTGGTGTGTGACATGCCTACTCTCACCATCAAAGACGTTCCTTCTGCCGCAGGCATCTCCACATAGGCACCTACCGCCTGTCCTTCTCCTTCTGTTCGGTCAGTATCTTCCATAATTACACCTCCTCTCCAGACGCCATAGCTTTCCATAGGCTGCTCAAACTGAATGACAAAGTAGCCGCTGAAACCCGCGCTTTCGCCCCAGCCCTGATAGATACGGTGCACCGGGTTATAGCCAACAATCTCGTTACTTTCCGGTATCACCCGCACATAGCCTTCCCCTTCATCACTGTTGGGTTCTATGAGGAGGTAGGTAGATTCATCTGTTTGGGGTGTAAAGCGCAGCATGGCTGCCCGGGAGACCGCCGTTACTTCTGCCTGTATCTGGTAGTCGGCTAATCCCACCGAATAATAAGAGGGAGTAGCTATTTCGGTGTCATGCGAAAAAGAAGAAGCTCTTTCATGAGGTTTTACCTTGAGCTCGCCATTCAGCGCCATAATGGTCACGCTGCCGTAATCCTGCGTGCAGGATCCGCTCATCCAGCGGCTGCCGCGAAAACCCTGTATGCTGCCGTCTTTGTAGTAATAGGGAGAGAGACACTTCTCTTCAGTATCCTGGGTCTGTGGTGTCCACTGTGCCATGCCAAAGGGCACGCCTACTGCCGGGAAAGTTTGTCCTCTCAGTTCCGAACCCGCTTCGCTATGCAGTTGTGCACTCTCAGTGGTGCTGGCCGCTGTGCCAATCAGCGGATTGACATAGCTTAAAGGATCATCAGGCGAATACGTAGTAGTCCGACTATCGGAAGAGCAGGCGGCTGCAAAAACAACAGCCAGCAGGCAAAGTGCGATATTTTTCATAGATTGGATGCGTAACATAAATTTCATCTCGGTAATTTCTCTCATTCAATAGATTTATTCAAATTTAAGAGCATAAACCAGTCTACCTAAACCATGCGTACACTTATCCTTCTTGTTTTTTTAGTCTCTTTCAGCATTTCTTCCCAGGCCCAGCAGTGGTATAAAGGCAACCTGCATACGCACTCTTACTGGAGCGATGGTGATGATTTTCCGGAAATGATCATGGGTTGGTACAAATCTCAGGGCTACCACTTTATTGGCTTATCTGATCATAATACGCTGGCAGAAGGCGAAAAGTGGAAGCTTATTCCTGACTCTCATGCCCATCGGCAGGGCTTTCAGAAGTACCTGGACAAATACGGTGAAGAGTGGGTAGAATACAAAAAAGAAAGAAATGATCGTATACGGGTAAAGCTCAAAACTTTGGCAGAATATCGCCCGCTCTTTGAGGAAGAAGGAGAGTTTCTCATCATTCAGTCGGAAGAAGTGACCGATGCCTACGAAGATAAGCCCATCCACATGAATGTGACCAATGTGCAGGAGTTAATTGAGCCCGAGCATGGCAATAGCGTGACGGAAGTGATGCAGAATAATATCAATGCTGTCAACCGGCAACGGCAAAAAACGGGAGTACCGATGTTTCCGCACATCAACCACCCTAATTTTGGCTGGGCCATCACCGTAGACGATATGATTCCGCTGACCGGAGAGCGATTTTTTGAAGTGTACAACGGTCATCCGCTGGTGCATAATTATGGCGACTCTACCCACATGGGCATGGAAAAGCTGTGGGATATCCTGATTACCAGCTATATCCAGGCGGGCAAACCTATCATGTACGGTTTAGCCACCGATGATGCCCACAGTTATCATGTATATAATACCGAACAAAGTAATCCCGGTCGTGGCTGGGTGATGGTAAGGTCTGAAGCGCTCACCCCCGAGGCGCTCATTGCCGCTATGGAAGTGGGAGACTTTTACAGCACTACTGGCGTGGAACTTGAAGAAGTAACTTATGGCAATGACTCGCTGGCCGTAAAAGTAAAAGAAGAGGGCGGCATAGACTACCGCATACAGTTCTGGGGCACCAAAAAAGGGGGCGCGGAAAGTGCTGAAATCAGCCGTGATGCTATGGGCGTACTGCTCAAGGAAGTAAAAGGGACAGAAGCTCACTACAAGCTACAGGAAGATGAGCTCTATGTACGGGCCAAGATTATCTCCACCAAACCCAAAATTAACCCTTTTCAGGAAGGGGATGTAGAGGAGGCCTGGACACAGCCGGTGGTGTTTGATTAATCCCGTATCTCTTCCTCCAAAGGAGGCACCCAACTGCCATTCAGCATCACTTTTTCTATCTGGTACATGGCTTGGATGTCTTCATAGGGATTGCCTCTCACGAGAATCAGGTCGGCCTGCTTCCCAGCTTCTATGCTGCCCAGACGGTCTTCTATGCGAAGGAAACGGGCGTTTTCCATGGTAGCCGCCTGTATGACCTCGGCATTACTCAGACCGCTTTCTATCAACAGCTCCATTTCTCTTTGGTAAGCCCAGCCAAAATCAGAGTAGGGCACGATAGCATGTGAGCCTACCACTACCAGGGCTCCTGCCGCTTTGGCTTTGCCTACAAAAGCCATCATCTTTTCAAAACCTTTTGCCTTTACGCTATCGGTGTTTTCCCCTTCCAGTTGGTACTCAAATATGCCCAGCGTAGGGCTTACGACTGTCTGATTTTCCACAATGAGCTGAATTAATGAATCGGCCTGGGAACTGTTCAGGTCAATGCTGTTCCATACCTCATATCTACCATTTCTGCGGGCATTATTATCTGCCAGTACCGCCTGACGGTAACGTTCAGCATCACGATAAGGCAGCATATCAATGCCAAAAGAAGTAACATGCTCAATACCATCTATGCCCGCATGAATGGCATCGGTAGCAGAAGTAATTTCCAGATGGGCAACGGCAGGAATGCCATGCTGATGGGCTTCTTCACAAATGGCCTGCATAATTTCTGGTGGAATGCGAAAGTACACTTTGATAGCCGAAGCGCCCTGCGCTACAAACTTTTTTACCTGCCCTCTTGCTTCTATTTCATCCCGCACGATAGAAGAGTTTTTGGGATAGGCAGGGGGAAACATATCCAGGTGCGGCCCGGTGAGGAAAAGGCGGGGAGTTGGTTCTCCGGATGCTCTTACATTGGCATAACTTTCTATCCAGGCACCCGGATCTCTAACCGAGGTAACGCCATTACGCAAAAAATGGGTAGGCAAAGCCTGGTTACCCAGATGAAAATGCGCGTCTATCAATCCAGGCATCAGTGTTAAACCTTCGGCTTCCAATACTCCAGCATCCTGTGGTACTTCTATGCTATCGCTTTGCCCTGCTTTCCAGATTTCACCATTTCTGACGATCACCGTAGCATTCTCCACAGGCTCACCTCCATGTCCGTCAATAAGCGTAGCGCCTACGATAGCAATGGTCTGCTCACCGATAGGAATTACATCTTCATTGACGGCTTTGATCTCTATGGTAATACTTTGATCCGAAGCAGGGACTTCCTTTTCATTTTCAGCCTGTTGGCTACAGCCAGATAATAAAAGGACAAAGAAGCTTAGTTTGATAATATGATTCATGGTATTGATAAGTCAAAAAAGAAATATATGTATTGAGATCTGCCAGGTTTTGTAGTGCCGAACATAGAAATTTCCAGAAAGTTTGTGAGACACAAACCTCGGCGGAGAATGAATTCTCAACGCGCTAGACTAGAAAACCTGGCAGATCCGGCAAGAGAATCTAGGAAATCTCTATCTGATGCTCAAAAGGTGTGATGCCGGTGATGTAAACGCATTGGCCTTCCAGTTTAGGCAGCGCTCCTCTGAGCTGTGTCCAGCGATGCTCTGCTTTTCCGGGTCCAAACCGGATTTCACTATCACCTTCCTTGAGGGTAGCATAACCGTCTTCCAGCAGGTAAGCCTCTTCTGTATCTTCCACTTTGGTTACGCCGCTCAGCTTACTGCCTTTACGAAAGGCCATTTCCAACGCTACCGGCACCCGGTCGGTACCCGTTACGCTGATGTCCAGCATAAAGCCCGTATTGGTTTCACGAATCCGTATTTCGGAGAGAAATTTCTGCACTTCACTTTGGGTGCGCTCATCACGAGGCAGCTTTTCCCAGTCGCCATCCGTAGTAGGCAACTGGTCTTCCGCAAAGGGTTGATAGTAGGGACCTTCCAGCCACTGGCGCAGCACAAATTCATCGCCCTCCCGCTCCAGTGACTCTCCTTCAAACTGCCCTTTGCCAAAAAAAGCAGAAGCCAGCCTTATGCCTTCCAGGGCCGCATTATTTTTGAAGAAAGTAAAAAAGATGGGGTTCTTGGCCAGAATGGTTGCATCCCTTTCTCCCCGGCGAATACGTACCAGATCAGAACCATTGAATATTTTGAGGTAATTTGTAGGCAGCGCAGAAGCTTGCGGCAAAGTTTTTTTCAGCTCAGGAGCTTCCAGCAAGTAAGCCAGCGCATTGCTGATGGCATCAGTTTCGTATTCTTCCAGATAGCCAGCCATCGCAGCAAACTGACTATCTTGATCATGCAGCGCCATATAACGGTAAGGGTAATAATAACGCTCCACCGTACCTCGCTGGTATTTATCCTGCCTCCCTGAGCCTTCCGACACTACCTCACCATTGGCGTGCAGGTAGTAAAGTGTCATCTCCAGGTTTTTTCGGACGGGTTCCAGCAGTTCCGGCTTATCCATCAGGCGGGCCACCGTAATCAGACTTTTATTCACAACCGGGCTGTAGATCAGCGTGCTTTGCTCGGTATACTGCCCATCTTCATCTATGTCTATATTTTCTTTCAGCCATTCATCTGCTCTCTCAACATAGAGGGGATCGGGAAACAGATGATGGATGCGGGCCAATGCCATGCATACCACCCAGCGGTGATTGGGGGTGTGTATCCCCCCTACCGACAAAGCTTTTCCTGCTCTTTCCAGATAGATTTTGAGATTATCTCTTACCGGCTGGGTAGCGGTTGAAGCATCCTGCTCCAGCAGCGTATAGCCCAGACTTACAGGTTCTACGGTGAAGGCCGTATCGGGGGTAGAATGAAAATTTGTTGAATGCAGATCAATGGTGCCATCAGGATGCTGCGCTTTGAGCATGTATTCGCTGGCACGGATCAGCGGTTGAATCAGGGCTTCATCATGATAGTATTTAGAGTCTTCCGAGACATAACCGCAGCCCAATGTCTGGAAGAAGCCGGCGGTTTGCTGAGGATTATGGATACCGTAATTATTTTTTACTCCCCCAAACCAAAGGTGTGAGGGATCATTCTCCTGCATTTTCAGGATACGGGAGATATACTCATCATAGTTTTTGACAAATTTTTTAAGTAGTTCATCGGTGGTATTCGCAGAAGAGGCGGATGAAAAATTGCTGCTAAGCGGGTTTGTCCATAGGGGGAGTATACAGGCAGTGCTTCCCACTTGCCGTAAGAACAGTCTTCTTTCCATAAATTAGCTTGTTGTATCGTAGTGTATGGTTGCAAGCTATCAAAATAGAGAAAGTCGTCCTGACTCGCAAATGAATTAGAGCAACCAGCTATCAGTTCGCTCCAAACAAGCTCATTTTACCATTACTCCACCTCTCCAAATCTGACCTGTAAGCTCAATCTAAGCGTACTTTGAAGTGGGTGTGTGCGCCCGGGCTGTGTAGCAGAGGGGTGCAAATATGCCAGATCCAGGCTTAAGATTTGATAACGTACTCCTAAGCCGGTGGTAAAATATTGTCTATCCCCTTTGTCTTCTGCTTCGTAATAATAACCTCCTCTCAGCCATACAGTTTCTTTGAATCCATATTCCAGCCCTGTACCTATCATGATTTCGCGCAGTTCTTCAGCAATACCACCCGGGGCGTCAGCAAACGAACCGAAAGTACCGCTGAACCAGCCTTTCTCAGATCCAAAGAATGTATTATAAGGAGTAGGAACCATAAGCTTCCTTAGGTTTAATGACCAGCTCAAACTAT
Proteins encoded:
- a CDS encoding RagB/SusD family nutrient uptake outer membrane protein; translation: MKLNIIYIFMLASTLLLSCNDDFLEYEPKGVLSDENVAAPENIEGLVTAAYAGIANDEMIGPITSSWVYGSVRSDDAYKAGGGVSDVIDIHFLEQYNLVQPQTGDNWMGPLTFTNHYKAISRTNFALRAINETEDFELKATRSGELRFLRGHSYFMLKQLFKYIPYIDETKSPEEILEISNREFTNDELWNKIAEDFQFAIDNLPETQPEVGRANQLAAKAYLAKVRLYQAYEQDENHQVTNINTSRLEEVVQLTQDVINSGQYSLQSDFAENFLNGFDNGPESIFAAQFSIADGTTTGRVSFVTGLNSPHGAPEYGCCGFHYASQNMVNAFKTNEEGLPMFDTFNEEDMIEPEDFQTNGVDPRLDHTVGVPGHPFKYNPDFLYQESWARDPGVYGFFGNMKEQQLSDCSCFLKQGPFIGTSKNIDFIRYADVLLMQAEALIELGRQNEALPLINQLRARAAASTERLQHADGSNPSNYRIEEYVDGVNINWTQENAREALRWERRLEFAMESPRFFDLVRWGIAEETLNAYLSEERSKRDYLTNAEFTAGRDEYLPIPQREIDFTKGLYVQNPGY
- a CDS encoding glycoside hydrolase family 32 protein is translated as MRHLLFLTPFLLFMACQPETTEHTAQVASDTLTGEQHRPRYHFTPPEQWMNDPNGMVYYDGEYHLFYQHYPDSNVWGPMHWGHAVSEDLVHWEHLPIALYPDSLGMIFSGSAVADLENTSGFGTAEDSPLIAIFTYHDAEAAEAGANDHQTQGIAFSTDRGRSWEKYEGNPVVENPGIKDFRDPKVFWYAPDQKWVMIFAAADRVRIYNSPDLKNWEFQSEFGENSGDHGGVWECPDLFPLMVNGEEKWVMLLSINPGGPNGGSATQYFVGDFDGETFANDNPEETTLWVDYGKDNYAGVSWSNVPENDGRRIFLGWMSNWQYANVVPTYSWRSAMTVARKLELADTPEGIRLISLPVEELHQLRADSYSLEPRSIPNELSLTEFTEWQTPAKEVMLEFVIPEGAEGLDFGIVISNSLGEEVRIGYDQAQQQYYFDRTKAGKMDFSEDFAGRFPAPRIAGSDTIKMHLYVDVASAELFADDGKTVMTNIFFPNENFQQLGLYSENGEVQLVSGTLYNLSPATIAME
- a CDS encoding GIY-YIG nuclease family protein; amino-acid sequence: MKGGYTYVMRNVTRTALYVGVTDDIRRRNSEHQEGIGSALTKKYRCKYLLYYEWFDKITEAIASEKQLKNWKREWKLNLIRETNPKLRDLRNNI
- a CDS encoding GH92 family glycosyl hydrolase; its protein translation is MKNIALCLLAVVFAAACSSDSRTTTYSPDDPLSYVNPLIGTAASTTESAQLHSEAGSELRGQTFPAVGVPFGMAQWTPQTQDTEEKCLSPYYYKDGSIQGFRGSRWMSGSCTQDYGSVTIMALNGELKVKPHERASSFSHDTEIATPSYYSVGLADYQIQAEVTAVSRAAMLRFTPQTDESTYLLIEPNSDEGEGYVRVIPESNEIVGYNPVHRIYQGWGESAGFSGYFVIQFEQPMESYGVWRGGVIMEDTDRTEGEGQAVGAYVEMPAAEGTSLMVRVGMSHTSLDQARKNMQAEIIGWDFEQVRQASEDAWRQQLNKVQVSGGSDEEKSMFYTALYHAMLLPRLFSDEDGAYVAFGESKNVFQAEGFDYYADFSMWDTFRALHPLHTILNPEKTNDMIRSLIDKGVQGGAWLPIFPAWNSYTSAMIGDHVTAMIGDAWMKGIDDFDQELAYSLMRKNAFQTNTDRESYLNGQGRRAMESYLEYGYIPLEDSVPDSFHQREQVSRTLEYAFDDFVLSQVAQRLGRQEDYEILKERAKNYQYVFDTTTGYVRGRYADGSWVEPFDPFASRASFITEGSPYQYTWYVPHDVAGLMELMGGKEKFVQKLDTLFEQRYYWHGNEPGHQTVYLYAYAGAPWKTQKWVRDIIREEYSAEPGGLSGNEDAGQMSAWLVCSMMGFYPVAPGMPYYVIGSPVFETTAINMSNGSAFTITANNNSDENRYIQSATLNGEPLERSYLLHEEIMQGGELVLEMGDEPNKEWASEQLPPSMGEKM